A section of the Chryseobacterium ginsenosidimutans genome encodes:
- a CDS encoding exopolysaccharide biosynthesis polyprenyl glycosylphosphotransferase, translating to MQRIRYSRYLKSIIILLDLLVIASVFIFFFLSRNAELKYNPETWYQNLFSLALLFLFWMLLSGRTKIYNIPRNLTYTLFLERLLVHFLLFIIGVLLIGKVSYNVFFNSDIYWLSFYLFFFIFLAKSLIYFGIKYFRSLGINHRNIMFLNENSSTEVLKNILKERKDYGYKIFEYDKPEIKADELIYFWKTNGIHTLFIPTENTYNEGTEKEIFKLAEANKVHISLIPSITQSDFFLYDMGYIQTQPVLNQAKYPLDYYSNFLLKRILDFIFSAVVLVCICSWLFPIIAILIKSSSKGPVFFIQKRYGFHEEVFECIKFRTMIVNDESSTKTTAENDTRITKIGKFLRRTSLDEMPQFLNVIKGEMSIVGPRPHMLAVDNYYKPKIGRYSLRSMVSPGITGLAQVNGLRGDAGDIEVEMNKRVLADAFYVRNWSFVLDLVIILKTVLLVVGGDKNAK from the coding sequence ATGCAGAGAATTCGATACTCTAGATACCTGAAATCGATCATCATACTGCTTGACCTCTTGGTTATTGCATCGGTTTTTATATTCTTTTTTCTTAGCAGAAATGCAGAGCTTAAATACAATCCTGAAACCTGGTACCAAAATCTTTTTTCGTTAGCATTATTATTTTTGTTCTGGATGCTTCTCAGCGGCAGAACAAAAATTTATAATATTCCGAGAAACCTTACCTATACTTTGTTTTTAGAAAGGCTTCTTGTGCATTTTCTGCTGTTTATCATTGGAGTCTTGCTAATCGGTAAAGTCAGTTATAATGTATTTTTCAATTCGGACATTTACTGGCTTTCGTTTTATCTTTTTTTCTTCATTTTTCTGGCAAAATCTTTAATCTATTTCGGAATTAAATATTTCCGTAGTCTGGGGATCAATCACCGAAACATTATGTTTTTAAATGAAAACAGCTCCACGGAAGTTTTAAAGAATATTTTAAAAGAAAGAAAAGATTACGGATATAAAATCTTCGAGTATGATAAACCTGAAATAAAAGCAGACGAACTCATCTACTTTTGGAAAACAAATGGAATTCACACTTTATTTATTCCTACGGAAAACACTTATAATGAAGGGACAGAAAAAGAGATTTTCAAACTGGCAGAAGCCAATAAAGTTCACATTTCATTAATTCCAAGTATTACGCAAAGTGATTTTTTCCTGTATGATATGGGATATATTCAGACGCAGCCGGTTCTGAATCAGGCAAAATATCCGTTAGATTATTATTCTAATTTTTTATTAAAAAGAATCTTAGATTTTATCTTTTCAGCGGTGGTTTTAGTCTGTATTTGTTCGTGGCTATTTCCGATTATTGCAATTTTAATTAAATCTTCATCAAAAGGGCCTGTTTTTTTCATACAGAAAAGATATGGTTTTCATGAAGAGGTTTTTGAGTGCATTAAATTCCGGACAATGATCGTGAATGACGAGTCTTCAACAAAAACAACAGCGGAAAATGATACAAGAATAACGAAAATCGGCAAGTTTCTAAGAAGAACAAGCCTTGATGAAATGCCGCAATTTTTAAATGTAATAAAGGGTGAAATGTCAATTGTAGGACCAAGACCACATATGTTGGCCGTCGACAATTACTACAAACCCAAAATCGGGAGATACAGTCTGAGAAGTATGGTAAGTCCCGGAATTACAGGCTTGGCACAGGTGAATGGACTTCGTGGTGATGCGGGAGATATAGAAGTTGAAATGAATAAACGAGTTTTGGCAGATGCTTTCTACGTAAGAAACTGGAGTTTTGTACTGGATCTGGTCATCATTTTGAAAACTGTTTTGTTGGTTGTGGGAGGAGACAAAAACGCGAAATAA
- a CDS encoding 7-carboxy-7-deazaguanine synthase QueE has protein sequence MNKEEDILLKEGKMLPVMEHFYTLQGEGAHTGKAAYFIRLGGCDVGCHWCDVKESWDPTLHPLMNAEEIAETAARHCKTIVLTGGEPLMWNLDILTSKLKELGCTVHIETSGAYPMSGQIDWITLSPKKTGLPKEEIYAKASELKVIVFNNNDLKFAEEQAAKVSENCTLYLQSEWSKRDEMYPKITDFILEHPEWRASVQTHKYLNIP, from the coding sequence ATGAATAAAGAAGAAGATATTTTATTAAAAGAAGGTAAAATGCTCCCCGTGATGGAGCATTTTTACACTCTTCAGGGAGAGGGAGCACACACAGGTAAGGCGGCTTATTTCATTAGATTAGGCGGTTGCGATGTGGGATGCCATTGGTGTGATGTGAAGGAAAGTTGGGATCCTACTTTACATCCGTTAATGAATGCAGAGGAAATTGCAGAAACTGCCGCAAGACACTGTAAAACAATTGTTTTAACAGGTGGTGAGCCATTGATGTGGAATTTAGATATTTTAACATCCAAATTGAAAGAATTGGGATGTACGGTTCATATTGAAACTTCGGGAGCGTATCCGATGAGCGGCCAAATCGACTGGATTACCCTTTCACCAAAGAAAACAGGACTTCCAAAAGAGGAAATTTATGCAAAAGCAAGCGAGCTTAAAGTCATTGTTTTTAATAATAATGATTTAAAATTTGCTGAAGAACAGGCGGCGAAAGTTTCGGAAAACTGCACATTGTACCTTCAGAGTGAATGGAGCAAACGCGACGAAATGTATCCGAAGATCACAGACTTTATTTTGGAGCACCCGGAATGGCGCGCATCAGTTCAGACTCATAAATATCTGAATATCCCGTAA
- a CDS encoding bifunctional 5,10-methylenetetrahydrofolate dehydrogenase/5,10-methenyltetrahydrofolate cyclohydrolase, with amino-acid sequence MAEILDGLKVSKEIKAEIKVEVDKILESKRRAPHLVAILVGNNGASKAYVNAKVKDCEEVGFQSSLVKFPSTVSESELLEKIEELNKDKSVDGFIVQLPLPDQVDQEKIINAIDPRKDVDGFHPTNFGKMALEMDTFLPATPFGILTLLERYNIETKGKDCVIIGRSKIVGRPMSILMGRKDFPGNSTVTLTHSYTKDIEEYTKKADIVITALGDPHFLKGEMIKDGAVIVDVGITRVDNDSPKGYYLAGDVDFDSCAAKASWITPVPGGVGPMTRAMLMKNTIIAYKTSVYND; translated from the coding sequence ATGGCAGAAATTCTTGACGGATTAAAAGTATCCAAAGAAATAAAAGCAGAAATCAAGGTTGAAGTTGATAAAATCCTTGAAAGCAAAAGAAGAGCACCACATTTGGTGGCTATTCTTGTTGGGAACAACGGTGCGAGCAAGGCGTATGTAAATGCTAAAGTGAAAGACTGCGAAGAAGTAGGTTTTCAGTCGAGCTTAGTTAAATTTCCAAGTACGGTTTCTGAATCTGAATTATTGGAAAAAATTGAGGAACTTAATAAAGATAAATCTGTAGATGGCTTTATCGTTCAGTTGCCATTACCAGACCAGGTTGATCAGGAGAAAATTATTAATGCGATCGATCCCAGAAAAGACGTTGACGGCTTCCACCCTACAAACTTTGGGAAAATGGCATTGGAAATGGATACTTTCCTACCCGCAACTCCTTTCGGAATTTTAACATTATTAGAAAGATATAATATTGAAACAAAAGGTAAAGACTGTGTCATCATCGGAAGAAGTAAAATCGTAGGAAGACCAATGAGTATCTTAATGGGAAGAAAAGATTTCCCTGGAAACTCAACCGTTACCCTTACACACTCTTATACAAAAGACATCGAAGAATATACTAAAAAAGCAGACATCGTCATTACAGCGTTGGGAGATCCTCATTTTTTAAAAGGTGAAATGATTAAAGACGGAGCCGTGATTGTGGACGTTGGTATCACAAGAGTAGACAACGATTCTCCAAAAGGATATTATCTGGCAGGTGACGTAGATTTCGACAGCTGTGCAGCAAAAGCAAGCTGGATAACACCGGTTCCGGGAGGTGTCGGGCCTATGACAAGAGCTATGTTGATGAAAAACACCATCATCGCTTACAAAACTTCAGTCTATAACGACTAA
- the pgi gene encoding glucose-6-phosphate isomerase: protein MLLKINPTQTNSWKALDEQFANNDFDLRSLFEYNPNRFNEFSIKRTNFLFDYSKNLIDSKTKNLLLNLAEECDLKDAISKMFSGDKINETEGRAVLHTVLRDFSDKEILVDGENIKPGIKRVLNHMKSFSESIISGDHKGFSGKEITDIVNIGIGGSDLGPVMVVSALKHFKTRLNVHFVSNVDGNHIAEVVKNLNPETTLFIIASKTFTTQETMTNANSAKDWFLKAGKQEDVAKHFVALSTNVQAVKDFGIAEENIFEFWDWVGGRYSLWSAIGLSIVLSVGYENFEELLKGAYDTDQHFQTADFSENIPVLMGLLGIWYRNFYAATTYAILPYSQYLDRFAAYLQQGDMESNGKCVDRNGEFVEYETGPIIWGEPGTNGQHAFYQLIHQGTELIPADFIAYAKSPNKVSDHQDKLLANFFAQTEALAFGKTEEEVEEELKNAGKSEDEIDFLLNYKVFHGNTPTNSIIFNELTPFSLGQLIAMYEHKIFVQGVIWNIFSFDQFGVELGKVLANKILPELENNEKISSHDSSTNGLIHYYKENK, encoded by the coding sequence ATGCTATTAAAAATAAACCCTACACAAACAAATAGCTGGAAAGCTCTCGACGAACAATTTGCAAATAATGATTTCGATTTAAGAAGCCTTTTTGAATATAATCCGAACCGTTTTAATGAATTTTCTATCAAAAGAACCAATTTTCTTTTTGATTATTCTAAAAACCTTATCGATTCTAAAACTAAAAATCTTTTACTGAATCTTGCGGAAGAATGTGACTTGAAAGATGCTATTTCTAAAATGTTTTCCGGAGATAAAATCAACGAAACAGAAGGAAGAGCAGTTTTACACACCGTTTTGAGGGATTTTTCTGATAAAGAAATTTTGGTAGACGGCGAAAATATCAAACCTGGGATCAAAAGAGTTCTTAATCACATGAAATCTTTTTCTGAAAGCATTATTTCAGGAGATCACAAAGGTTTCAGCGGAAAAGAAATCACAGATATTGTGAACATCGGAATTGGTGGTTCAGATTTGGGGCCTGTGATGGTAGTGTCGGCTTTAAAACATTTTAAAACAAGGTTAAACGTTCATTTTGTTTCCAATGTAGACGGAAATCATATTGCAGAAGTTGTTAAAAATTTAAATCCTGAAACCACTTTATTTATCATTGCTTCCAAAACGTTTACGACGCAGGAAACGATGACCAATGCCAATTCAGCAAAAGACTGGTTCTTAAAAGCTGGAAAACAGGAAGATGTGGCAAAACACTTTGTAGCTTTATCTACGAATGTTCAGGCTGTTAAAGACTTCGGAATTGCAGAAGAAAACATCTTCGAATTCTGGGATTGGGTTGGCGGAAGATATTCACTTTGGAGCGCGATCGGTTTAAGCATCGTTCTTTCCGTTGGATATGAAAACTTCGAAGAATTATTAAAAGGGGCTTACGATACAGACCAGCACTTCCAGACTGCAGATTTTTCCGAAAACATTCCTGTTTTAATGGGACTTTTAGGAATTTGGTATCGTAATTTTTATGCTGCCACAACGTATGCAATTTTACCTTACTCTCAATATCTAGACAGATTTGCCGCTTATCTTCAACAGGGAGATATGGAAAGCAACGGTAAATGCGTTGACAGGAACGGGGAATTCGTAGAATACGAAACCGGGCCAATCATTTGGGGAGAGCCGGGAACCAACGGGCAACACGCTTTCTACCAATTGATTCATCAGGGAACAGAATTGATTCCTGCGGATTTTATTGCGTATGCGAAAAGTCCAAATAAAGTTTCTGATCATCAGGATAAGTTACTCGCTAACTTTTTCGCTCAGACTGAGGCACTTGCCTTCGGAAAAACAGAAGAGGAAGTTGAAGAAGAATTGAAAAATGCAGGAAAGTCTGAGGATGAAATTGACTTTTTATTAAACTATAAAGTCTTCCACGGGAATACTCCAACGAACTCAATCATATTCAATGAATTAACTCCGTTTTCATTAGGACAGTTGATTGCCATGTATGAACATAAAATTTTCGTGCAGGGAGTAATCTGGAATATCTTCAGTTTCGACCAATTCGGTGTGGAATTAGGAAAAGTTTTAGCCAATAAAATCTTACCAGAACTTGAAAACAATGAGAAAATAAGTTCTCATGACAGTTCTACCAATGGGTTGATCCATTATTACAAGGAAAATAAGTAA
- a CDS encoding glycoside hydrolase family 125 protein, translating to MVNRRNFIKKSSLGLGFFALPVSAKFMFAEKYISKRPASAQRKFTSEAVEKTIKNIKKSIADEELAWMFENCFPNTLDTTVKFYQKNNKPYTYVITGDIDAMWLRDSSAQIYPYLSLANEDEKLKILLKGVVNKQVECVLLDPYANAFYDDASKISEWKDDSTDMKPGIHERKWEVDSLCYVMRLSYNYWKITGDPSVFDADWKRAMLLILQTFKEQQRKDSKGPYKFQRSNGNPLDTQFGGGYGNPTKKVGLIHSMFRPSDDATFYPFLISSNMFAVVSLRQIAEVFSTVLKDKNFSVQFKNLANEVNEAIQKYAVLNHSEAGKIYALEIDGFGNALFMDDANVPNLLSIPYLGYASKEDEVYKNTRKFSLSNANPWFSSGKFAKGIGGPHIGEHKIWPLGLIMQALTTDNDEEIIYCLKTIKGTHAGTGFIHESFDVDNPKDYTRSWFAWANTLFGELILHLYKTKPEILKTKF from the coding sequence ATGGTTAATAGAAGAAATTTCATTAAAAAATCATCACTCGGACTTGGTTTTTTTGCTTTGCCTGTGTCTGCAAAATTTATGTTTGCAGAAAAGTATATTTCAAAAAGACCTGCTTCGGCTCAAAGAAAATTTACTTCTGAAGCCGTTGAAAAGACCATTAAAAACATCAAAAAGTCTATTGCTGACGAAGAACTGGCGTGGATGTTTGAAAATTGTTTCCCGAATACTCTTGATACAACGGTAAAATTTTATCAGAAGAATAATAAACCTTATACTTATGTCATCACGGGAGATATCGACGCAATGTGGCTTCGGGATTCTTCGGCGCAGATTTATCCGTATTTAAGCCTTGCTAATGAAGATGAAAAACTGAAAATACTGTTGAAAGGGGTTGTCAATAAACAAGTTGAGTGTGTTCTTCTTGATCCTTATGCCAACGCTTTCTATGATGATGCGAGTAAAATAAGCGAGTGGAAAGATGATTCAACGGATATGAAACCAGGAATTCATGAACGGAAATGGGAAGTAGATTCTTTGTGTTATGTTATGCGTTTGTCTTATAATTATTGGAAAATAACGGGAGATCCTTCTGTTTTCGATGCAGATTGGAAAAGAGCGATGCTTCTTATTTTGCAGACTTTCAAAGAGCAGCAACGAAAAGATTCAAAAGGACCATATAAATTTCAAAGATCAAATGGAAATCCTTTGGACACGCAATTTGGAGGCGGTTATGGAAATCCGACAAAGAAAGTTGGACTAATTCATTCGATGTTCCGACCTTCTGATGATGCAACTTTTTATCCGTTTTTAATTTCTTCGAATATGTTTGCGGTGGTTTCTTTAAGACAAATTGCTGAAGTTTTTTCTACGGTTTTAAAAGATAAAAATTTTTCAGTTCAGTTTAAGAATTTAGCTAATGAGGTTAATGAAGCCATTCAAAAATATGCAGTTTTAAATCATTCTGAAGCCGGAAAAATCTATGCTTTGGAAATTGACGGTTTCGGGAATGCGTTATTTATGGATGATGCTAATGTTCCGAATTTGTTGTCAATTCCGTATTTAGGATATGCTTCAAAAGAAGATGAAGTCTATAAAAATACCAGAAAGTTTTCTTTAAGTAATGCTAATCCATGGTTCAGTTCGGGAAAATTTGCAAAAGGAATTGGCGGACCGCACATCGGAGAACATAAAATCTGGCCTCTCGGATTAATTATGCAGGCTTTGACAACGGATAATGATGAAGAAATTATTTATTGTTTAAAAACAATCAAAGGCACTCACGCCGGAACAGGATTTATCCATGAATCTTTTGATGTCGATAATCCGAAAGATTACACAAGATCTTGGTTTGCATGGGCGAATACACTTTTCGGAGAATTGATTCTTCATTTGTATAAAACAAAACCTGAAATTCTAAAAACAAAATTCTAA
- a CDS encoding DUF4349 domain-containing protein — protein sequence MKTTYIRLSIATALLLGTYSCKKGEVSATDMEKYATADSASVVSSDSISSVASMKVKDKQFIKTADINMEVKDVYEATISIEKSVQELGGFVTHSNLNSNVVSEDTYNTSSDNAMLVKKYQTENRMQMRIPTNKLGELLTLINDKKLFLNSRSINAEDVTSSIKYAELEGKRIKKTSENISQLKANKDKVQLDDNNMSEGNQQQLANMDVTDNLKYSTIDIYIKEPKLRIAEIAIINTKNIDNKYKFNFIYSVKEAFVEGYYLIQRILVGLIMIWPVLLIGAVIVYFLRKRKSIKKPEQNISQL from the coding sequence ATGAAAACCACTTACATCAGATTATCAATTGCAACGGCACTTTTACTGGGAACTTATTCATGTAAAAAAGGAGAAGTTTCCGCAACAGATATGGAGAAATATGCAACTGCAGATTCTGCCTCAGTTGTGAGCTCAGACAGTATTTCTTCTGTGGCAAGTATGAAAGTAAAGGACAAACAATTCATTAAAACCGCAGATATCAATATGGAAGTGAAAGATGTATATGAAGCGACAATTTCTATTGAAAAATCAGTTCAGGAATTGGGAGGATTTGTAACACACAGCAATTTAAATAGTAATGTTGTTTCAGAAGATACCTATAATACTTCGAGCGATAATGCAATGCTGGTAAAAAAATATCAGACGGAAAACAGAATGCAGATGAGAATTCCCACCAATAAGCTGGGTGAACTTTTAACCTTAATTAATGATAAAAAATTATTTCTCAATTCAAGATCAATCAATGCCGAAGACGTGACTTCAAGTATCAAATATGCTGAACTGGAAGGCAAAAGAATCAAGAAAACAAGTGAAAATATATCTCAGTTAAAAGCCAATAAAGATAAAGTACAGCTGGATGACAACAATATGTCGGAAGGTAATCAACAGCAACTGGCAAACATGGATGTTACGGATAATTTGAAATACAGCACGATTGATATTTATATAAAAGAACCCAAATTAAGAATTGCAGAAATTGCAATTATCAACACAAAAAATATCGACAACAAATATAAATTCAACTTCATTTACAGCGTAAAAGAGGCTTTTGTAGAAGGCTATTATTTAATTCAAAGAATTCTTGTGGGATTAATTATGATATGGCCAGTTTTATTGATTGGAGCTGTTATTGTTTATTTCCTGAGAAAAAGAAAATCAATTAAAAAACCAGAACAAAACATCTCACAATTATAA
- a CDS encoding acyl-CoA dehydrogenase family protein, whose protein sequence is MSNTFSKIRNAIDLFRSVDFDQLSAISQKVNLPKLMENFSKLDDKQLSGMMKMLDPNKKKKELPPIDGDFYDIYHTLSPEQREIQLKVRAFMEKEVKPLVNHYWLRDEFPFELIPKFQKLDICGVTYEGYGCPGMPFLMEGVIAMEMARIDASIATFFGVQSGLAMGSIYICGSEEQKQKWLPQMQKFEKIGAFGLTEPEVGSGAAGGLTVTCKKTPEGWILNGQKKWIGNATFADLIIIWARDLDDGEVKGFIVEKDNPGYSVEKIKGKMALRIVQNGLITLKDCLVTEENRLQNANSFKDTAKVLRMTRAGVAWMATGCARGAYESALSYTRTREQFGKPIASFQMIQGHLVEMLSNLTAMQTMVFRLSEMQDEGILKDEHASLAKVFCTLRTRDIVSRAREVMGGNGILLEYDVARFVADSEAIYSYEGTKEINSLIVGRSITGFSAFV, encoded by the coding sequence ATGTCAAATACTTTTTCCAAAATCAGAAACGCTATAGATTTATTCAGATCAGTAGATTTTGATCAGTTAAGTGCAATTTCTCAAAAAGTTAATCTTCCAAAGCTTATGGAAAATTTTTCTAAATTGGATGATAAGCAGCTCAGTGGAATGATGAAAATGCTTGATCCGAACAAGAAAAAGAAAGAACTTCCGCCAATTGACGGTGATTTCTACGATATTTATCATACACTGAGCCCCGAGCAAAGGGAAATTCAGTTAAAAGTAAGGGCGTTCATGGAAAAAGAAGTGAAACCATTGGTGAATCATTATTGGCTGAGAGACGAATTTCCTTTTGAACTAATTCCAAAATTTCAAAAATTAGATATCTGCGGTGTAACCTATGAAGGTTACGGCTGTCCGGGAATGCCTTTTTTAATGGAAGGAGTTATTGCAATGGAAATGGCAAGAATTGATGCTTCAATAGCTACATTTTTTGGCGTTCAGTCAGGATTGGCAATGGGATCGATTTATATTTGCGGTTCAGAGGAACAGAAACAAAAATGGCTTCCACAAATGCAGAAGTTCGAGAAAATCGGTGCATTTGGTTTAACAGAACCGGAAGTAGGCTCCGGAGCTGCGGGAGGTTTAACGGTAACCTGTAAAAAAACTCCTGAAGGCTGGATTTTGAACGGCCAGAAAAAGTGGATAGGAAATGCAACCTTTGCAGATTTGATTATTATTTGGGCAAGAGATTTGGATGATGGTGAAGTGAAAGGTTTTATTGTTGAAAAAGATAATCCTGGCTATTCTGTTGAGAAAATCAAAGGAAAAATGGCTTTGAGAATCGTTCAGAACGGATTAATTACGTTGAAAGACTGTTTGGTGACCGAAGAAAACAGACTGCAAAATGCCAATTCATTTAAAGACACGGCAAAAGTATTAAGAATGACAAGAGCCGGAGTTGCTTGGATGGCAACAGGTTGTGCAAGAGGGGCTTATGAAAGTGCGTTGAGCTATACAAGAACAAGAGAGCAGTTCGGAAAACCGATTGCTTCTTTTCAAATGATTCAGGGGCATTTGGTTGAAATGTTATCAAATTTGACGGCAATGCAAACTATGGTTTTCAGATTATCCGAAATGCAGGATGAAGGTATTTTAAAAGACGAACATGCTTCTTTGGCCAAAGTTTTCTGTACATTAAGAACAAGAGATATTGTTTCCAGAGCACGAGAAGTGATGGGAGGAAACGGAATTCTGCTTGAATATGATGTTGCAAGATTTGTTGCCGATTCAGAAGCAATATATTCTTATGAAGGAACAAAAGAAATCAATTCACTGATTGTAGGAAGATCAATTACGGGGTTCAGTGCTTTTGTATAA
- a CDS encoding DoxX family protein — MKIVNFILSLLFGLMFINAGLNKFFNYMPMEKPTPEQMKVFAAFGELYWLMPLIGIVEIVGGLLFIFPKTRALGAIVILPVMVGIVLHVFSIDKSTMGMSIAGILFLINLWIIVDNKEKYKALVK, encoded by the coding sequence ATGAAAATCGTAAATTTTATCCTGTCCCTTCTTTTCGGACTAATGTTTATCAATGCCGGATTAAACAAATTTTTTAATTACATGCCGATGGAAAAGCCTACTCCTGAGCAAATGAAAGTTTTTGCTGCATTCGGAGAACTTTATTGGCTAATGCCATTAATCGGAATAGTGGAAATTGTTGGAGGATTATTATTTATATTCCCAAAAACAAGAGCTCTTGGAGCAATCGTTATCTTACCCGTAATGGTAGGAATTGTACTCCATGTTTTTTCAATAGATAAATCAACAATGGGTATGTCAATAGCAGGTATTTTATTTTTAATCAATCTTTGGATCATTGTTGATAACAAAGAAAAATATAAAGCTTTGGTGAAATAA
- a CDS encoding bacteriocin-like protein, producing the protein MLKNLKKLNRGDLKEIQGGGGPGKCDIGPVGCPCKIPPGDPCLGGDPGGPTGPDYGYCTDSGTYILCTETCPSGMSPLCAL; encoded by the coding sequence ATGTTGAAAAATCTTAAAAAGTTAAATCGTGGAGATTTAAAAGAAATTCAAGGTGGCGGCGGTCCAGGGAAATGTGATATAGGACCCGTTGGTTGCCCATGCAAAATTCCACCGGGAGATCCATGTTTAGGTGGAGATCCGGGAGGACCGACAGGCCCTGATTATGGATATTGTACAGATAGCGGAACTTACATTCTTTGTACAGAAACATGTCCAAGCGGAATGAGCCCACTTTGTGCATTGTAA
- a CDS encoding AI-2E family transporter produces MNLLRLPFLVKLTLVVISIIGLGYLLALGQSILAPFFLAFLMAMLFLPIATFMEKRLRFTRSLSTIASVLMMLMILTGLIYFFGSQLSDFSKDIPHLRGQFTSVFNDLQRWVSKTFHVKIDEQLTYLDQGLDKLLSSTGVILGFTFGVFSTGLGFIVFFILFFIFILNYRRILNNFIVTVFNEKHRTSVQEIVNEVRIMTKKYIFGLCLQVIIVSVLTSTVLTILGVKYAILLGILTGLLNVIPYLGICISLLISCFIAFATTAPSTCIYVAIGYIAIHVVDGNIILPFVVGSKVKINALFSFVGIILGEHLWGIAGMFLCIPAIAIIKIIFERVDGLKPWGKLLGEEEKPHKKKKSYKISKNITLNEMD; encoded by the coding sequence ATGAATTTACTTCGGCTTCCTTTTCTAGTCAAACTTACTCTTGTTGTTATTTCCATTATTGGTCTTGGTTATCTTTTAGCGTTAGGTCAAAGTATTTTGGCACCTTTCTTTTTGGCATTTTTAATGGCAATGCTTTTTTTACCTATTGCCACTTTTATGGAAAAAAGGCTGAGATTCACGAGATCTTTGTCTACAATAGCATCAGTTTTAATGATGTTGATGATTTTAACGGGGTTGATTTATTTCTTCGGATCACAATTATCAGATTTCAGTAAAGATATTCCGCATTTAAGAGGTCAGTTTACATCGGTTTTTAATGATCTTCAGCGTTGGGTTTCAAAAACTTTCCATGTAAAAATTGATGAACAGCTTACTTATCTGGACCAGGGTCTGGACAAACTTCTCTCTTCAACAGGAGTCATTTTAGGTTTCACCTTTGGGGTTTTTTCTACAGGACTGGGTTTTATTGTATTTTTTATTCTGTTTTTTATATTCATATTAAATTACAGAAGAATTTTAAATAATTTCATTGTAACGGTTTTTAATGAAAAACACAGAACAAGCGTTCAGGAAATCGTGAACGAAGTAAGAATTATGACAAAAAAGTACATTTTCGGACTTTGTCTTCAGGTGATAATTGTCTCTGTTCTTACATCGACCGTTTTAACTATTTTGGGTGTAAAATATGCTATCCTTTTGGGTATTTTAACCGGTTTATTAAATGTAATCCCTTATTTGGGAATATGTATCTCACTTTTAATTTCGTGTTTTATTGCGTTTGCAACCACAGCCCCATCCACATGTATATATGTAGCAATCGGCTATATCGCTATTCACGTTGTTGATGGAAATATTATACTGCCGTTCGTGGTAGGTTCAAAAGTAAAAATCAATGCCCTTTTTTCTTTTGTCGGAATTATTTTAGGAGAACATCTTTGGGGTATTGCAGGTATGTTTCTGTGTATTCCGGCAATTGCCATTATTAAAATTATTTTTGAAAGAGTAGACGGCTTGAAGCCTTGGGGAAAATTATTGGGAGAAGAGGAAAAACCACACAAAAAGAAAAAAAGCTACAAAATTTCCAAGAATATTACCTTAAACGAAATGGACTGA